A segment of the Zingiber officinale cultivar Zhangliang chromosome 8B, Zo_v1.1, whole genome shotgun sequence genome:
TTTAGATGGCATTGCTGTCTTCATTAAAGCAAATTGCTAGCATTGAGACAGGGCCTGTTTCTGAAGCCCTGAAATCAGAGATCTTCAAGCTTGTTCTTGGTACTCTTTCGTTGCCCATCAATATTCCTGGCACAAATTATCATCAGGGATTCAAGGTAGCTACCAAAAAACTTATTAatatatgttatatatatatattttaagcaGTGCCATCAACACATGTGAATTCAACTACAGGCAAGGAAAAGACTTGTGGGTATGTTGAGGTGCCTTATAGAGGAAAGAAGAACCTCCTCATGCTCCTACAATGACATGCTCGATTCCCTCCTGAGAATGGATGGCAGTTCCAAAGTTAAACTCGACGACGATCAGATTATTGACTTGATCATAGCCCTCGTCTATTCGGGCTATGAAACTGTTTCGACCACTTCGATGATGGCTGTGAAATACCTCCATGACCATCCTAGAGTTCTCGAAGAGCTCCGAGTAGGCATCATAGTTGATGTTTTGGCGATACCTTCTTTGTTCAAATGTTTGTCACTCATGATTCTTTTACCCTTCGCATGCAGAATGAACATTTCAAGATCCGAAAAGGAAAATCGCGGGAGGATGCAATTGATTGGAACGACTACAAGTCGATGAAATTTACGCGTGCGGTAAGAAGAAGTATTTCTAGCTAGTTGTATAACTGCATACTGAAAACAGTTGTGATGGTGCAGGTCATACTGGAGACACTAAGAATGGCCACAGTCGTAAATGGGGTGCTCAGGAAAACAACTCGAGATGTGTCGTTGAAAGGTGAGATAAATCTAATACAATTTTGTTAATTTCCTAATCATGCTCAGTCGAAGTAACTTTCTTATGTATGCATCAGGATTCACAATACCAAAAGGTTGGAGAATTTATGTGTGCACTAGAGAGATTAACTATGATCCAGATGTGTATCAAGAGCCTTTAGCATTCAACCCATGGAGATGGTTGGTGAGTGATCTCGAATGAATTCTGTTTGTTCCGAGAGCTAAGTTTGTGTAACTTGATCAAATCCTCCCAGGATAAAAACTTAGAATCCAACCATCACTTCATGCTATTTGGAGGAGGAGGACGGATGTGCCCTGGGAAAGAACTGGGCACTGCTGAAATTGCCACATTCCTTCACTACTTTGTAACTAGATACAGGTTAATTCCAAGTTTAAGTACACTTCACTTTGCAAGAAAGAAAGCACGATTTGACTACAAACTAAAAGCTCACAGATTGTTGTTTCTAATTGCAGATGGGAAGAGGTTGGAGGAGATGAAATAGTAAAATTTCCCAGAGTTGAAGCTCCAAACGGCCTGCGCATCCACGTATGGGATGACTAGCTAGGAAGGAGTTGAGTTGTACAGTTGAATAGGTAGACTAGTTTTCCAGCCAAAAGATGAGCCATGTTTTGTTGTGGAGTTAGAGCTTAGCATTACCTTTGACATCTTGATAGGAAGAATTTATCTGTTTATAGAAGACGTGTATCTGCTATTAGATGAATGAATAGAAATATTTAAATATCGAATCGAACAAACTGACGGAGAAATGTTTCTGGACCCAGCAGATTATCAAAACTATAAGGGTCAGATGTCAGCGTGCTTATTTATCGACCACAAGCCACATGTTTGTTGTGGAATCAAGAAACACAAGGAATCTCAAATGAAGGATGATGTAAAAAGATGTACTGAACTAGAGCAAAACaatagttctttttttttttttttgataatttaatttttaaaaccaattaattaattttaaagatgatTGATTTGGATCTCATAAAATTTTTTCACCGACTAATAGagtaaattgaaaatattttacgaAGGTCCATTAAAATGGTCGGCGTTCTTAGATTAATAGAATAGATTTATCATTCTATTAGAGGAAAATTCTTTTAGTATATCTCAGAATTCGAAGTTTATACGCCTAATTAATCATTTGGTTTAGAGTGGTGAATCAAGGGAGTTAAACAGGGGATCCAACTTGtgccttttattttcttctcttttgacGTGAATATTTTCTAAGACTGACTTAGGTAGATATACAGCTAAGAAACGGAGAGAGAAAGATTCACAAAATGCCATCTCTTAGGAAAACCACCCTTAGTAAATCGATAGGTCCCAAAAGACACTGATTTGTTGCCAGAGATAGTCCTGAATAGCAAGCAGGCCAATGTAATCAGTCatatttagaattgattcatatgTTAATTGATATTTTCTCCTACCTCGGTGGTGCTGATGAACCAAAGGGAATTCGATGAAAATCATAAAAGATGATCTCTCGGCTTCTCTAAGATATTGTACATTGCCATTCATGATTTGTACAAGTTTTTGGCTGATGAAGAAACCAAGGCCTTTCCTGGAGACATCTTGGCTGCGATGGAACATCTCCTGCAGCAGAGCCTCTGGAATTCCAGGTGCAGGGTGGATGATCCTGCAAATAGAGCTAATATTTTGTTTGTTCACTGTTTGGTGATTTGATTCAAGTATGTGTTAAATCAAGCAAAGTTTATCCAAACGATCAACGTGCACATAATAGAGGGGAAAAAAATACAACTTGATTTCCTTGATGACTATTAGAAACAAGTTTACCTGAATTCAAGATGGACAACATGCACTCCAGTACTTATACGTTCCTTTCTTGGAATGACTTTGAGTATGATTGATCCTTCAGCCTGTAGTGCAAACTGAAGGGCACTCAACAAGAAGTCTGATAGAACTCACTGAAGCCTCAAATTATCCCCATACAAATACATAGATGTTACTTCTGCAGGCCAATCTTTAACAACTGCCAACTGACAGTCTCTGCTTAGAATCATTCCTTGGCTTACTACCGAATCCACAGCATCACCAAGGTTAAATTCGACTGAGTTCAGCTCCATATAACTGTTTGAAGTCATGTTAACACATGATTAAGCATCTTAAAGGTAAAAGAATTCTGGAATCTCATGTTGTATAACAAGTAAAATGTGGGATTCTATGATAGTATTTTGGTGAGCATCCGTAGCTTTATACAACCATCAACATTCCACAAAGATAATAAACATTGGATCAAGAAGTCTTCATAAGGAATGAATGTAAACCTTGAATACAATTACTAATTTTGTGTTTTACATTTTTTTTGCTAGTTTTCAGTGGCAATAAAATTTTCAGATTATATTTGGAGTATAGTTTGTGCACTATTATGCATCCATGCATGTTTATTTGGCCAAAAGTAGGCAACTTCTAGATGACTTGTGTCATGCAAATTACTGAGAAATTATTAACATGCTTATTAGTGGGATCTTGCAAACATGCCTATACTAATTTTGTTTAGGCAATTCATCCTCATTGGATGCATAAGACTGTCTAGATTTTGAATTTCCAAATTTGTGTAAATTGGCAATCTAATTTTCTCAAGCATAATGACAGATGACAaaataaccaaaaaaacaaaacaaagaatgAGACCCATACCATGGTTCTATTCTTTCTAAATCCATGTCATCTAAGATATTTGCCAGTTGTCTTGACAGAGAGCCTTTCTCCTAGGCATTTGCTTCTGTTCCTCCATCAGAGCTTGTGTAAATGTGATCCCATTTAGAGAAGTTCTTATTTCTTGACGGATGTAAGCTAGTTCTTACTGTTACCTGCAGCTTGTTCAGACATTTGTTGTACATGCAAAAGTATGTTGTAGCTCTAGACTGGTGACATGCAGAAAGCATAATGCTCCAGTGGGTTTCCCCTCAGAATTCCTCCTATTGTTTGCTGAAAGAAATGCTTCTATATACTTTCTATTCATGTCCAAAAATCCAAATATGAATTTGTCAGCATCTTCACCTGCAATTAGCCCATTCAACACTATCCTTAGCTTTGTTACTGTATCATGGTCCTTGACTCGGCAACCAAGACCATTGAGGCAATTGCATCTTCCTTCTTTATGCCCGACAGATTTTCCATTGCTGAATTCCATTCACAACAGCAACCAGATTCGTTGACTATGAAGATACGAGGGATCAGCTCACTGGGATTTCTCATTATTGCAACATAGTCACCCTGAATGCGAGTGTACTTATCCATCAACATTTTCTTGCCTGTCACATCTTGTGCAACCAAGCAGACACCGACTATGTCATCCTTCACATAGACTACAGCAAGAATTGAAAACTAAGATTATAGGTCATTACTCTCTTGATGTTTGAATGACTTTAGTGTAATCTCaatatttttctcttctttaCCTGTAATTGAAGCAACAAGATATCACAAACATCAAATGTAAATGCAATTTGATTTTGGTGATTCAAAAGAGAGGCAACCTGTGAAAAAGAAACAGGAAATACCAGTCGAAACAGTGTGCTCACCTTGCAAGGCAAAGCTTAGCACATTTCTTACCATGTCTATCAAAACATCCTCCACAAGATCAATTAGAGGCATCCCAATAGTCAAATCAGCTGCATAGCTATTCCAGCTATTTATGTTAGCGAATGCAGCAATAGCCCAAATTGTCACACTAGCTGTTTCAATAAGTCGAACCATCTCATTTGTAACAGTAGGTAGTCCATCCACCCACATGATCTTCTTTGCATCATCTGTTGTTGCACTTACTACATTCTTAGAATTATCACCACCAGTCTCACCCGGCAGAGAACCACGCAATATGAGCTGCAAAGAATGGATGGCGTCCATTTCAATATCTTCCCAAGGAAGACTCCTCTTCTTCACAACCTCTAAGGCCTTAAATGAAGTGAGTGAATGCATTCTGCGATCCTCATCATCTTTATCAACAGGTTCATGTTTGTCACCATGGCACCACCCCACTTGATCTCTTTCGTTGTGTGCAAACAGAACCAAAATATACTGGAAGTAATTTTAACCACAGCCATGCCACAGACAGCTTCCCCTAGTTCAGCGGCTCCTGGATAGCCTGCCTCTGTCAGACTGTCCATGATTAAGCCAGTGAAACCATCGTGGCACTCCTGAAGCCATGATACAATATCCCTTATCTATGCCTCAGTAGGTGTCATTCCAAGCACCCTAGCCTGGTTCTGATAGCACAGAGCTGCTCCATCGCACTCGACGAGATCCATTACATTTGGTGATTGGGTGAAGATACTAACTGGTGCATCATGGAGAAGCGTATCACAAGAAGTGGTTGCGTTTGGAGAATATCAATATGCCTCTCCTTTGCTTGGGCTTCCAACTCAACCTGCTTGTTTAGCTGAACCCCAAATACTTGCATAAGAAATTCAGGCATATCTGAGCGAGAACGACACAAACCTTGGAATGGTGTGATGGCAGACAACTAAACACCAGAGATTCCTCCCCTTTTGTTGCTGAATACCCCAGTTTCATCTTCATTTTCACTTATAGTTACTGATATAGCGAGAGAAGCAATGGAACCTGCTCCCAGCGGTAGTCGATGAAGATGGACCGCCGATGAGGTAGCTTGTTTGTTGACTACAAGCAGACTTCAGGAGGGAGTTCGAAGTCATGATGAGCCGAGAGCAAATCCTCTGGATCATTTTTTGCGATGAAGGGGATAATTCCTTCACATGCATTGGTGGAATAGATGGCTCCCACTCATAAAATAGGTGGAGATCATTCATCCCCACCAATGCATATGGAGGGACCATCCCCTGGACTGCAAAAAGCGGTCCAGAGGATTCAGTCCCTGATGAGCCTACCTGGGAAGAAGGGACAAACAAGGCAGGGAAGGGTCCCAATACAATTACTCCGATGTTCAAGTCAAATGGGGAGGCTCAACGATGATGGAAAACAGTGAGAAGCGATAGCAGAGTTTACCTGCGTGGAAAAAAGGGAAGACAAATATGTATGGTATTCTGTTCCCTTAGCACGAATAACGAGATATGTTATTAAAATAAGGTCAATCATACTGACAATTTGCCGTCTTTCCTTAATTGTGCCAACCAATTCTTGGCTTGGAGGATGGGAACCTACGCTATATAAATTGCACAGAACCTTTCCTAATGATTGTCTGGCAACGGTTACACATagtgttaaaaaattatttggttGATGGGTTGTTGATTATTATTCCATAATGATGGACCTTTCGAAGTTTACAGGCCTTGATGGGTTCTAGTGATGTCTCTGTGATAGTCTTAACGATATTCGACTAGATCTTAGTCCCGAGCAGGTCCGATAGAACATACGAAGAGGGTGCTAAGTAATTGAGCGATTGAGTTAACCTTTGTTGCTTTAATTCATCTTCCTAACTATGAAATCTAGTCGGACCCTAAA
Coding sequences within it:
- the LOC122017716 gene encoding cytochrome P450 85A1-like codes for the protein MVVLVMLPLLCFLFICGALLRWNEVRYRKKGLPPGTMGWPLFGETTEFLKQGPSFMKNQRVRYGSVFKSHILGCPTMVCMDAELNRFILMNEGKGFVPGYPQSMLDILGRSNIASVHGELHKTMRSAMLGLVSPPMIRDQLLPKIDEFMRSYIHNWGGRAIDIQEKTKEMALLSSLKQIASIETGPVSEALKSEIFKLVLGTLSLPINIPGTNYHQGFKARKRLVGMLRCLIEERRTSSCSYNDMLDSLLRMDGSSKVKLDDDQIIDLIIALVYSGYETVSTTSMMAVKYLHDHPRVLEELRNEHFKIRKGKSREDAIDWNDYKSMKFTRAVILETLRMATVVNGVLRKTTRDVSLKGFTIPKGWRIYVCTREINYDPDVYQEPLAFNPWRWLDKNLESNHHFMLFGGGGRMCPGKELGTAEIATFLHYFVTRYRWEEVGGDEIVKFPRVEAPNGLRIHVWDD